AGGATGGGACCGTATTTGATAATTTCACTATCATGCAAGACGTCAACAAGACCGCTACTCCTATTGTTTCCCCAGGGGGTGCCGTACAATTAACGGCTTCCTGGGTGGGTAACTATCAATGGTCTACCGGTGACACTACCCGCAGCATCACGGTGAACCCAGAAATCCCCACTTCTTATGAAGTCATGGATAATAAGAGTTGTCTACGGGATGTGTTCACGGTGAATGTAGCCATGGCAGCTGATTCTTCTCTGCAAATGAAAAGCCCAGACCCGCAACTTTTGGCGTATCCATCCCCCATACAAAGGGGAACTCCCTTGACAGTTACAACTTCTTTGCCAGAAGGAATAGCCATTCAGGTCACTGATCTTACCGGGCGCACCCTTTTCCAAACCCGCGTTTCAGGGACTACCTCTATCAATACCACCGACTTACCTTCGGGTCTTTATATTATCAGGTCAGTGGGCGCCAAGGCTAACAAACAGGTGAAATTTGTGATAACCGACTAACCAGTATGGACTTTAAAACTCCCGCTTCCCTAAAAGCAGAACATGAAGAACTCCATCATCTGTTAATACAGGCTACGCAGTTGCCAGGTAAAACGGGTGAAGCGGCAAAGGCGGTGGCCGAACTTATGCACCCTCATTTTGTGAAAGAAGAGGAATTGGCGCTTCCGCCGCTTGGCTTATTATCTATGCTGGCCTCTGGCAACTTCTCCAGGGAAATGGAACAGGTGATACCGCTAACGGATAAACTTAAAAACTCCCTGCCGGAAATGCTGGAAGAGCACCGGCAGATTGTGGCCGCGTTAGAGGTCTTGGGGAGAAATGCCCAGGCAGAAGACCATCCGGAGGTAGCCATTTTTGCTCAAAAGTTAAAGCTACATGCCCAAACCGAAGAAGAAGTCATGTACCCTGCCGCCATTTTGGTTGGCGAATTCGTAAAGATGAAAGCAGGCAGGACGACGCCTGAAAGTTAAACCATATAAATTGAATAAGGACTTTTTTGCCGCATACTACTTAGTTGTTAATTAAACTTTTGCAACGGCAGGCTTTCTCCTCTTGCTGGAAAAGTTTCTTTTGCAGCAGAAACGCCTAAAAAGGAGACCCTTATGCTGGCAAACAAATGGAAAAGGCGTTTGATTTTTTAGGGTTTCTAATTTGCGGCGCCATTATTCTTTGGGCAGGAAAAAGACTCTCCATTTATGGTAACCTGCTAGCGGATAAAACCGGTATTGGGAAAGCGTTTATTGGGTTGTTTCTGATGTCAGCAGTGACGTCCCTGCCCGAACTCATGGTAGGGATCAGCTCCTCAGCGGTAGTTCAGTCGGCAGATTTAGCGGTAGGCGACATTCTGGGCAGCTGCTCTTTCAACCTGTTCCTGCTCTCTATCATGCAGTTGTTTTCGCCGGGCAAAAAGTCCATCTTGAGCGATGTTTCCCAGAGCCAGGCCATGGCCGCCTCTTTGGGAGTTATCCTCCTGGCCTTGGTGGGTTTGGGTATTTTTCTGGATAGAGACATCTTCATTCTGCCTTTTGTAGGACTCAACAGCATCTTGTTTGCCGTCATCTATTTCCTGTCACTGCGGCTCATTTACCAGTACCAGAAACTACACCCGCCTTTGGCTGCCTTGGTAGAATCAGCGGCCATTGACCTAACCCTTAGGCAAATTATTTTACGGTACTCAGTCTTTGCGGCCATCACCATTGCTGCCGCCTTGTTTCTCCCCCATTTTGCGGAAGGCATTGCAGTCCAAACGGGTTTAGGGCAATCGTTTGTGGGTACTTTGTTTCTAGCCATCGCTACCTCATTACCAGAAATAGCCGTTTCCATTGCCGCGGTCCGCCTGAATACTACAGATTTAGCAGTGGGGAATATATTGGGCAGCAACATCTTCAATATTTTTATCCTGTTCCTGGATGATCTTTTTTACACCAAGGGCCATTTATTAAAAGACGCCTCAGACTTTAACCTTGTCTCTGTTTTCGCTTCCATTATCATGTCTTGTATTGTGATCATAGGCATCACTTACAAAAACGAAAACAAGAGGTTCTTCCTGGGCTGGGACACCCTGGTGCTTTTTATAGTGTACCTCTTCAACATAGTTCTCCTTTATTTTTTAACCTCCACCTGAAAGGCTTTTTACTGGCAACTTAACTGTCAGTGAAAAGCTTTTAAACCTTGGTCTACAATTCTCGCGCAAATTCCGTTTTGGGGCTGTTTTTCGGAAAACAGCCCCAAAACGGAATTTCATCCTTAGTCAGGAATCACCTCGAAAGCTTGGATAACTTACCTACTCAGCGAAAAGCCATTGCACTACCCCGGGGAATTCACGTTGCCAGAAGGCTTCTTTATGCTCTCCATCTGCATGGACCTGGTAGTTGAGTTTCTTTGATTTTAGACCCTGCTTTTGCAGAAGGTCGCGCATTCGGGCCATATCTGGCACCATCTGCTCTCCTTCTTTGGCGCCGGCTACCAGGTAAATTTTGGCGTCTTTGGCGGGCTTGGTTTTGGCGGCATAGTCAAAAAACTGAGGTGACACCCAGAAAGCCGGGGAGAAAACACCCGCTTTGCCAAATACCTGGGGGTATTTCATGGCGGCGTATAAGGAGATGAGGCCGCCCATAGAGCTACCGGCTACTCCCGTATGGGATTTTCCAGACAAGGTGCGGTAATGGGTGTCAATGTAAGGTTTCAGGGTTTGGGCCAGGAAGTCAACGTAGGCATCGCCTTTACCGCCGCCGTATTTGGCGTTGCGCCAGGGGGTGTACTCGTTCATGCGCTCTTCGCTTCCATTGTCAACCCCAACCACTATTACCTCCAGGTTCTTGTTTTTGGCCAGGGAATCCATGGTTTCATCAACGCCCCACTCGCCGCTGAACCCGTAATAGGCATCAAATAAATTCTGCCCATCATGCATGTACAGCACCGGATATTTCTTCTGGGAGGTCCCGTAGCCTGGCGGCAGGTACACCCAAACCCGGCGGTTCTTCTGCAGTTGCGGCATATAGAACACATTGCTGATCACCTGCACCGAAGGCGTAGCGGTATGCGCCTTATCGGCCCGGGTGAAATTGTCTTCCCAGCTCTCTATTTCCAAACGCACGGTGTCTGCCTTTCCGGTGGCTTTGTAGGCGCGGTTGGTGCGGGCCGCACCGCTGGCCAGGGCCTCTCCTTTGGCCCAGCTTCCGCGGGTGATTTTATACTCCAGAACCCCTTCCCCGGCGGGTATAGTCAGGTGCCACTGATCCTGGGCTCCTTTTTTAAAGCTCAGGTTTTTGTCGGCGGGGTTCCAGTTGTTCAGGTTACCGGTCAGGAAGAGGGTATCGGTGGCGGGTGTGTTGGCAGGGACCTTTGCTAACTCAAAAGTGACCTGAGCCTCAGTACTTAATGCGGCGGTTAAAAGGATAAAAAAAGAAAGGCCCTTCTTTTTTAGATGCTTTTTCATAATTTGGCATTTTAGAAACAGGGAAATCGATTTCTTAATTAAATAAGTGTAGATTTACCTCTATGATTTTACAATATTAACAATTGTTTTGACTTTCCTATAAAGACCTGCCTTAAAGCAGAAAGAACTTGCCCTGCTGAACCACTAAACTTGGTTCTGATTGAGCAAAATGGCCGGTCAAAACCGAAAGTAAGCAAGCCTTTTAGTGCTACATAGAGTTAAATCAACAAATAAATCAGGGGAAAGATGAACTCCTCAAACGATTTCCTTGCCTAAAAAAACATTAGAATAGCTTCTCTTCAGGAAGGTTAAAATACCCAAAGAGCGGCTAGTTATAATAGATGCAGAAATTGAAAAGCTCTGTGGCCTATCAAACCAGACAAATGAAAAAGATGAAACAGACACCGTACCCTACCGCTTTTTCCAGTAGATTATTTCTCTTTCTCACACTATGGCTGCTGGCCTTTTCTACCCAGGCCCAGAAAAACAAAGCAGCCATTACACGCATTGACCCTACCTTTTGGTGGGTGGGCATGAAAGACCAGAACCTCCAGTTGCTGGTGTATGGTCCGCAAGCCGGTACTTACTCTTATTCCATTAACCACCCGGGGGTAACGCTGGTGAAAGCCCATAAAGCCGAAAACCCCAACTATGCCTTTCTAGATCTCACCATTGCCCCCAACACCAAGCCGGGCAGCTTTACCATTACAGGTAAGAACGGTAACCAGAAACTCACCCGCAAATATGAACTGAAGGCCCGCACCCAGGAGCCCAAAGGCCAGGGTATCACTTCGGCTGATTTGGTGTACCTGGTACTCCCCGACCGCTTCTCTAATGGTGATCCCAAAAACGACAAGTTCAAGGACATGGCCGATACCCAGGCCAACCGCAACAATCCTTACCTGCGCCACGGCGGAGATATCCAGGGAATCCAGAACCACCTCAATTACTTTGAGGAATTAGGCGTGACGGCCCTATGGCTCAATCCCATTATTGAAAACAACCAACCCCTCACTGATGAGGGCGGTCAGATGCGCAGTGCCTACCACGGCTACGCCTTCACCGACCATTACCAGGTAGACAAGCGCTTCGGGGGCAATGATGCCTACAAGAAACTGGTTCAGGCAGCCCACGCCAAAGGCATGAAAGTGGTGCAGGATGCCGTTTACAACCACGTGGGCATTAACCACTGGTTTATCAAAGACATGCCCTCTAAAGACTGGGTGCACCAGTTCCCCACCTATACCAACACCTCGCATAAGTTTCAGCCTATCATTGACCCGCACGGCTCCAAAGCAGATTGGTCCATCATGATGAACGGCTGGTTTGTGCCCCACATGCCTGACCTAAACCACGACAACAAATTCGTGGAAAATTACCTCATCCAACATGCCCTCTGGACCGTGGAGAATTTTGGCGTGGATGCCTGGCGCATAGACACCTATATGTACAATGAGGATCAGTTCATGAACCGCTGCAACCAGGCCTTGATGAACGAATACCCTAACATCCACATCTTCGGTGAGTCTTGGGTTAATAACGTAATTGCCCAGTCCCGCTTTACCCGCAACAAAATTGACTTCCCGTTCAAGAGCAACCAACCCGGCACCCTTGATTTTGTGCTTTGGACCGCCATGAATGATGCCCTGAACCAGAAGTTCGGGTGGGATGAAGGTGTAAGCAAAGTGCACCAGGTATTGGCCCAGGATGCGGTGTATGAAGAACCCATGAAATTGGTGACCTTTATGGACAACCATGACATGAACCGCTATTTCTCCGTTGTAGGTGAAGACTTCAACAAATACAAGATGGGCCTGACCTGGATGCTCACCACCCGCGGTATTCCTTCCATTTACTACGGCACTGAGATTCTGATGAAGAACTTCAAAGACCCGTCAGACGCCGAGGTCCGCAAGGATTTCCCCGGCGGATTTACCGGCGATAAGGAAAACAAGTTCACCGCCGCTGGCCGCAATGCCCGCGAGAACGAAGCCTTCAACTTTGTAAAGACCCTGGCCAACTACCGCAAGGACACCCCCGCCCTGCACTCCGGTAAACTCATGCAGTTTGTGCCGCAGGAAGGCACGTACGTGTACTTTAGGTATGATGACCAAAAAACCATCATGGTCGCCACCAACACCAATGACAAGGAAGTAGACCTGAAGACCGAACGGTTTGCCGAGCGCATACAAGGCTTTACAAAAGCCATGAACGTGCTAAACAGCCAAACTATTGGCAACCTGAACAGCCTTAAAATACCGGCTAAAACGGCCGTTGTTTTGGAGTTGGAGAAGTAACCTGTTTTTAACTTGATTTTCCTGAAACACCGGAAAAATGATTTACCCATGAGTACCATCAAAGCCTGCCTTTTTGATTTAGACGGAGTTCTGGTAGATACCGCCATCTACCACTTTAAAGCCTGGCGCCAGTTGGCCCAGAGCCTTGGCATAGACTTCACGGAGCATGACAATGAGCGCCTCAAAGGCGTGAGCCGCGTGCGTTCCCTGGAGATCATCCTAGAGATTGGCGGCCAGACCCTACCCCAGGAACAGATGCTGGCGCTTTGCGAGCAGAAAAACACCGAGTACCTGGTAGATGTCTCTAAAATGACCCCAGAGGAAATTTTGCCTGGCGTAGAAGATTTCCTGAAGGCCCTCAAAGCGGAAGGCATCAAAATCGCTCTGGGCTCAGCAAGCAAAAACGCCCAACTCATTCTGGAGCGCACCAACCTGCTTCCCTACTTTGACGCCATCATTGACGGCCGCCACGTGGTCAACGGCAAGCCCCACCCAGAAGTGTTCCTGAAAGGTGCCGAGGCCCTGGGCGTAAAACCCGAGGAATGTGTAGTATTTGAAGACGCCGTAGCCGGCGTGGAATCAGCTAAAAATGCCGGTATGCTTTGCGTAGGCGTGGGCCAGCCTGAGGTACTGACCCAGACAGACATTGTGGTGAAAGACATGACCGAGATGACGGTGGAGCGCCTGCACGCATTACAACAGAAAGCGTAAAAGAAAGGGCACGTTTGAGCTTAACTTACCTTTTTGACCGCGCTCATCCGGATTTGCAATCCGGATGTTATGAAAAGGGGATTTGTAATCCCCTCCCGAGCATTGCTGAAAAATGCTTCACCGCAGGACCAGCAGGCAGATTGCAAATCGGCTTTTCCCCAAGTCGGGATTGCAAATCCCGACAAGCCATTAAGGTAGAGCAAAGGAAAAAGCAGCTGAAGAGAAGTGGAGTGGTTTAAGAAATGCCAACCAAAAAGCAAAACCGTTTTAAGCCTGATTTTCTAAAAACAGGCCCAAAACACAAATAGGAAACGATTCAAAAAAAGCAGTCTAGATACTTGTGTCTTGATACTTGATACTAACCAATATGAAGCAATACCTGACCGTTGACGAGTGGTCCATTATAGAAGAAGGATTCCACGCTGAATATAACCAAATCACGGAGAGCGTTTTCAGTTTGGGCAATGGCCGGATGGGCCAGCGCGCCAATTTTGAGGAAACCTTCACCGGCGAAACCCTGCAGGGCAATTATGTGGCCGGCGTCTATTACCCAGACAAAACCCGCGTGGGTTGGTGGAAGAACGGCTACCCCGAGTATTTTGCCAAGGTATTGAATGCTGCCAACTGGATAGGCATAGACGTGCAGCTTGACGGTGAAACCCTGGATCTGCACCTGTGCCAGGTAACAGACTTCAGAAGAGAACTGAACATGCGTGAAGGTTGGCTGGACCGCCGCTTCACCGCTACCCTGCCCTCGGGCAAGCAAATGCGCGTAGAATCCAGACGCTTTACCAGCATTGTGGACTATGAGGTAGGCGCCATCCGGTACAGCCTCACGCCCCTGAACTTCAGCGGCACGCTCACGTTTACCCCCTTCGTAGACGCAGACATCAAGAACGCCGATTCCAACTATGACGAAAAGTTCTGGAACGAGATTCTGCAGGAAGCCCAGCCCACCGAAGGTTACGTGGTGGCAGAAACCAAGAAGACCTTCTTCCATGTCTGCACAGGCCAGCGGTTTGTGGTGACGCAAAACGGCCAGGAAGTAAACGTACAAGCCACACCGGTGGAGCGCACCAAATACATCGCCTCTACCTTTGATATTGCCGTGCAGGAAGGCCAGGAGACTGTGCTTTATAAGTACGCCGCCAACCTTTCCTCTGAAAACCATCCCAAAGAAAACCTGCTGGCCAACACCAAAAAGGTGATTAATGCCGCTACCGCCAAAGGCTTTGAGCAGCTGTTGCAGGAGCAGGCCGCCGCCTGGGCGGCCAAGTGGGAAGAAAGCGATATCGTGATTGAAGGCGACGCTACCGCCCAGCAAGGCATCCGGTTCAACATCTTCCAACTGAACCAGACCTACACCGGTGAGGATGAGCGATTGAACATCGGTCCGAAAGGCTTTACCGGCGAGAAATACGGCGGAACAACCTATTGGGACACTGAAGCTTACTGCCTCCCCTTTTACCTGGCCACCGCCGACCCGCAGATTGCCCGCAACCTGCTTATTTACCGCTACAAGCACCTGCAGAAAGCCATTGAGAACGCAGAGAAGCTGGGCTTTACCGGCGGGGCTGCTTTGTACCCCATGGTAACCATGAACGGCGAGGAGTGCCACAATGAGTGGGAAATCACCTTCGAGGAAATCCACCGGAACGGCGCTATTGCCCACGCTATCCATGACTACATCCGGTACACCGGAGACGATTCTTATTTAGGGGAATATGGCATTGAGGTATTGGTGGGAATTTCCCGGTTCTGGGCTCAGCGCGTGAACTGGTCACAGGCCAAAAATAAGTACGTGATGCTGGGCGTGACCGGCCCTAACGAGTACGAGAACAACGTCAACAACAACTGGTACACCAGCACCATTGCCACCTGGACCCTGGAGTACACGCTCAAGGCCTTGCAGCACGTGCAGCAAACCAACCCAGGCCGCTATCAGGAACTGGTAAGCAAGCTGAACCTGAACGAAGAAAAGGAAATGGGTCAATGGCAGCACGTGATTGACAACATGTTCTACGCCGAAGACCACGAACTCGGCATCTTCCTGCAACAGGATGGCTTCCTGGATAAAGAACAGACGCTGGTGAAAGATTTGCCCGCCGAGGACCGTCCGTTGAACCAGAAATGGTCCTGGGATAGAATTCTGCGCTCTGTGTTCATCAAGCAGGCCGATGTGCTCCAGGGAATTTACCTTTTTGAGGATCGCTATGACCTGGACACCATCCGGCGGAACTATGACTTCTACGAGCCACGCACGGTGCATGAATCCTCGCTCTCGCCATGTGTGCACTCCATTCTGGCCGCCAAGTTAGGTGATGAGGAACGTGCCTATGAATTCTACCTGCGTACCGCCCGCCTGGACCTGGATGACTATAATAATGACACCGAGGATGGTTGCCACATCACCAGTATGGCGGGCACCTGGATGAGTGTAGTACAAGGCTTTGGCGGCATGCGCGTGCGGAATAACCAACTGTTTTTCAATCCGTTCATCCCGGCTGGCTGGAGTTCTTATTCCTTTAAAATCAGGTTCAGGGGCCACTTGTTAACCATTAAAGTGACCCGCGAGCAGGTGCAGATTGAGAACCACGCAGACAAGGCGATTACCTTGAATGTGTTTGACCAACCGCAGACCATTGAGGCCAACGCCAAAGCCGCTCTTGCCCACCAGAATGCCTAGAAATGAAGTCCCTTAGGTTACCTTTTAACCGGAGGGACGTTTCTGTTTTGGGCCTGCTTTTTGTAAAACAGGCCCAAAACAGAAATTACCATATATGTTCCTTTAGACGCAAGCAAAATGAATCTACGCCATCGTCCGCTGCTTTCTTTTGTGTTGTTGGCTGCTATGGCGGGCTGTACCTCCACTGCTCCTTCCAGCACCAGTGCACCAGAAACCAAACCAACGGCACCTGCTATGACCGAAGCTGCCCCAAACCAAGACCCCAACACCACCCCTGAGGAGGTGAAGGACAATAAACTGGTGATTTACCAGATGATGACCCGCCTGTTCGGGAACAAGAAAGCCGTGAACAAAACCTACGGCACCTTGGCAGAGAACGGGGTGGGCAAGTTCAATGACATTACAGACAAGGCCCTGCAGGAAATCAAGAAATTGGGCGCTACCCACGTCTGGTACACAGGCGTGATAGAGCACGCCACCATGACGGATTACACCAGGTTTGGTATTCCCCTGGATGACGCCGATGTGGTGAAAGGCCGCGCCGGCTCTCCGTACGCCATCAAGGATTACTATGACGTGAACCCAGACCTGGCCGTGGACGTGCGCAAGCGGATGGCGGAGTTTGAGGCGCTGGTGCAACGCACGCACAAGAATAACCTGAAGGTCCTGATAGATTTCGTGCCCAACCATGTGGCCCGATTTTACCAGTCAGATGCCAAACCGTCCGGCACGCAAGACTTTGGTGCCCAAGATGATACCTCTGTTGGCTTCAAGCCCAGCAACAATTACTATTACCTTCCGGGCCAGGCACTGCAGGTACCTAATACTTACAACCCGCTGAGCGGGGCGCACCGCGGTCCGCAGGAAGACAGCAAGTTTAAGGAAAACCCGGCCAAGGCCACCGGTAATGACGTGTTCAGCGCCACGCCCAGCGAGAACGACTGGTTTGAGACCGTGAAACTGAACTACGGCGTAAACTATCAGAACAACCGCACCAAGCACTTCTCGCCCACTCCGGACACCTGGAACAAGATGCGCGACATTCTGCTCTACTGGGCGGGTAAAGGCGTAGACGGCTTCCGCTGCGATATGGCCGAGATGGTGCCCGTGGAGTTCTGGGCCTGGGTGATTCCGCAGGTAAAGGCCAAATACCCCAACATCACCTTCATAGCCGAGATCTATAACCCTAAGGAATACCGCAACTACATTGTAAATGGCCGCTTTGATTACCTCTATGATAAGGTAGGCTTGTATGACGGCCTGCGCCGCCTGATGGAAAACAAGGGGCAGGGCAACACCGCTGAGATTACCCGCGTCTGGCGCGAAGAAAGCAACGGCCTGTCTAACCACATGCTCCGTTTCCTGGAAAACCATGACGAGCAGCGCCTGGCCTCCAATGAGTTTGCCGGCACCCCGTGGGCCGCATTACCGGCCATGACCGTGAGCGCCACCCTGGGCACCGGACCCGTGATGATCTATTTTGGGCAGGAAGTAGGCGAACCCGGCAGAGGCCATGAAGGTTTCCAGGGCGAAGACGGCCGCACTACCATCTTTGACTACTGGGGCGTACTCACCCACCAAGCCTGGATGAACGGCGGCAAGTTTGATGGCGGAAAACTAACCGAGGAGCAGCAGCGCCTGCGCGAGTTCTATACCAAACTACTCAACCTGAGCACCAGCCGAGAGGCCATCAGGGAAGGCAAATTCTACGCCCTCACCGCCCAGGAAGGCACGGCGCCGGCTGGGGTGTATGCCTACCTCCGTCACACGGCTAAGGAGCGGATATTGGTGTTGGTTAATTTCAACCGGCAGGCGGCTGATTACGGTATTTCTATTCCTGCTTCCGCTTTCAGCGCAATGGGCATAGACGGAAAAGGCACGTTTATTTTGCAGGATCTGCTGTTTGACACGCCTCCCCTGTTCTTCCAACCGGAGGTGAAAACCAGCATTACCCTGGCGCCCATGAGCGCGCATGTGTTTCTGTTACAGCAGAAGTAAGCGGTAATAATAGTGCTTCTTTTGTCATCATGAAAGGACCTTGGGGGCGAACAGCAATAGCGCGTATTTAATGCCATTACTGTTCGCTACCAAGATCCTTTCAGAATAACACGAAAAAATAGAAACGCGGTAGTCTAGAGAAATTAGATTTCTGATTTACCCCCGTTTTACCGAAATTAAAGCAAAAACAGAGTTCCCAAACTAAACCAAACAAACCTCTTACCACCTGCCCATGGCACAAACAATATCGGCGCAAGCCAAACCTCGTCTGAGCTTCTGGCAAATCTGGAACATGAGTTTCGGGTTTCTGGGAATTCAATTTGGATTCGCGTTACAGAACGCCAATGTAAGCCGCATCTTTGAGACATTGGGCGGTACCGAAATTGCCTTGTACTGGCTAGCGGCCCCGGTGACCGGACTGTTGGTTCAACCTATCATTGGCTACCTGAGCGACCGCACCTGGAGCCCCCGGTTTGGGCGCCGGAAGCCTTTCTTTATGATTGGCGCTATCCTGGCCTCTATCTCCCTGTTCTTGATGCCCAATTCGTCGGTGCTCTGGATGGCGGTGGGCATGCTCTGGATCCTGGACTCTTCCATTAACATTTCCATGGAGCCGTTCCGTGCCCTGGTTGGTGATTTGCTGCCTTCTGAGCAACGCACCAGCGGCTTCGCGGCCCAGACCTTCTTTATTGGAATTGGCGCGGTGGTGGCGTCGCTCCTGCCCTGGATCTTCAATAACTGGGTAGGCTTGCCTAATACCGCACCGGCCGGTGAGATTCCACCTTCAGTGAAGTGGGCCTTTTACAGCGGGGGCATCGTTTTCTTTTTGGCGGTGCTCTGGACCGTGCTTAAAACCAAGGAATATCCCCCCGAAGACCTGGAGGAGTTTGAGCGGGAAAAACGCGAGACTACGTTCTGGGAAGGCGTAAAGGAAACGTTTCTGGGCATTTTTAAAATGCCGAAGACCATGTTGCAACTGGCCTTTGTGCAGTTCTTCACCTGGTTTGCGCTGTTTGCCATGTGGATCTTCACTACGCCGGCTCTCACCAGCCACGTGTACGGCACCACAGATACTACCTCCAAGCTTTACAATGAGGGCGCCGACTGGGTGGGTGTCTGCTTTGCGGTTTATAACGGGGTCTCGGCGGTGTTTGCGCTGATGCTGCCGTCGCTGGCCAAAAGAACCAGCCGCCGCATGACCCACCTGATTTGCCTTACCATTGGTGGCCTAGGCCTGATTTCCATTTACTTTATCTCTGACCCTAAATTGCTGCTGGTGTCTATGGTAGGCGTGGGTATTGCCTGGGCTAGTATCCTGTCTATGCCATACGCTATTCTGGCCGGCTCCTTACCGGCCAAACGGATGGGTTATTACATGGGGGTGTTCAACTTTTTCATTGTGATACCGCAAATTGTGGCCGGCACCATGCTGGATTTTATTAACAAAAACATCTTTGACGGACAGTCTATCTATGTGCTGGTATTGGGCGGTTGCTCCATGATTCTGGCGGGATTTATGACGCTGTTTGTGAAAGACGTAGATGAGAAAGTAGCCTAAGTAATCTCAGGTTTTTAAAACAGAAGAGCCCGAAACGTTACGTTCCGGGCTCTTCTGTTTTAGGGCTATTTTCAGGAAAACGGGCTTAAAACGCCTTCCTTGTTTACTTGCCCATTTCTTGTAGGAATTGTTCAGGCAATAAAGGAGGTGCGGTTATTTAACCAGATACGGCGCAATGATTTTCTGCCAGATGGCGTATCCTTCGGGTTGCATATGCAGGCGGTCTTTCACGTATAGTTCCTCGCGCATGTTGCCTTGCTTATCCAGCATGGCGTCATAGACATCAATAAAATCTGTGTTCTTCTGCTTTTTAAGAAAGCGCTTGATGTCCTGATTGGCTTCCTTCACCTTACCTTGAATATTGGCGCGGCTGGGGCTGGGCTTGATGCTCACAAAACTGATTCTGGTGTCAGGTAGATTGGTTCTGATCATGCCATACAACGTCTTGAACCGGCGCACCGTTTCCCCGGCCGTAATACTGTCAGCAGAGGCCAGATCATTTTCACCACAGTAAATAATAACCTGTTTGGGCTGGTAGGGCAGAATGACATCATACGCGTACCTGATCACATCTACCAAGGTAGATCCACCAAAGCCTCTGTTCACCACTGGATACCCTGGAAAGCTTTCTTTAATGTTATTCCACCTGGTAAAGGAAGAACTCCCTACAAACACAATTGGGTTGGAAGGTAGCGCCTCAATGGCATCCTGCTTTTTAAAGGAGACGATATCTGCCCAGAACGGAGGAGAAGTCTGTGCCCAGCCCTCATGTAAGCCTACCACTAATAACAAGAGGAGGAAGAGAAATTTTTTCATGGTTCAAAGAAAATGAATTGTTTCCCCAAAAGTAGTGAGTAACAGAAATTAAAAATGATTCAATACTTCACTAGCACCGTTTGCCTCTTAAATCATGTTTACAAGTGCATTCCGGAGAAGAAATTATTGCAAAAATTCCCAAGGTGAAGGAAAGGCTTCTTTGAATGTAATTTTCTGTTTCGGGGCTGTTTTCCTAAAAACAGCCCCGAAACAGGATACCGGTTAGGTGATTATTTCTCTAACACTAGGCTGCTATAGGCGGGCAGCGTAACGGTGCCTTTGCTGGCTTTGGCGCCTTTGGTTTTGAAATAGGTTTTGCTGTAGCCGGTGGCTGTTTCCGGTAAGGTAAGGGTCACTGTCTCCTTGGAAAGATTGTGCAACACCAGCAATGACTGGTTTTCATGGGTGCGAACG
This Rufibacter radiotolerans DNA region includes the following protein-coding sequences:
- a CDS encoding MFS transporter gives rise to the protein MAQTISAQAKPRLSFWQIWNMSFGFLGIQFGFALQNANVSRIFETLGGTEIALYWLAAPVTGLLVQPIIGYLSDRTWSPRFGRRKPFFMIGAILASISLFLMPNSSVLWMAVGMLWILDSSINISMEPFRALVGDLLPSEQRTSGFAAQTFFIGIGAVVASLLPWIFNNWVGLPNTAPAGEIPPSVKWAFYSGGIVFFLAVLWTVLKTKEYPPEDLEEFEREKRETTFWEGVKETFLGIFKMPKTMLQLAFVQFFTWFALFAMWIFTTPALTSHVYGTTDTTSKLYNEGADWVGVCFAVYNGVSAVFALMLPSLAKRTSRRMTHLICLTIGGLGLISIYFISDPKLLLVSMVGVGIAWASILSMPYAILAGSLPAKRMGYYMGVFNFFIVIPQIVAGTMLDFINKNIFDGQSIYVLVLGGCSMILAGFMTLFVKDVDEKVA
- a CDS encoding glycoside hydrolase family 65 protein: MKQYLTVDEWSIIEEGFHAEYNQITESVFSLGNGRMGQRANFEETFTGETLQGNYVAGVYYPDKTRVGWWKNGYPEYFAKVLNAANWIGIDVQLDGETLDLHLCQVTDFRRELNMREGWLDRRFTATLPSGKQMRVESRRFTSIVDYEVGAIRYSLTPLNFSGTLTFTPFVDADIKNADSNYDEKFWNEILQEAQPTEGYVVAETKKTFFHVCTGQRFVVTQNGQEVNVQATPVERTKYIASTFDIAVQEGQETVLYKYAANLSSENHPKENLLANTKKVINAATAKGFEQLLQEQAAAWAAKWEESDIVIEGDATAQQGIRFNIFQLNQTYTGEDERLNIGPKGFTGEKYGGTTYWDTEAYCLPFYLATADPQIARNLLIYRYKHLQKAIENAEKLGFTGGAALYPMVTMNGEECHNEWEITFEEIHRNGAIAHAIHDYIRYTGDDSYLGEYGIEVLVGISRFWAQRVNWSQAKNKYVMLGVTGPNEYENNVNNNWYTSTIATWTLEYTLKALQHVQQTNPGRYQELVSKLNLNEEKEMGQWQHVIDNMFYAEDHELGIFLQQDGFLDKEQTLVKDLPAEDRPLNQKWSWDRILRSVFIKQADVLQGIYLFEDRYDLDTIRRNYDFYEPRTVHESSLSPCVHSILAAKLGDEERAYEFYLRTARLDLDDYNNDTEDGCHITSMAGTWMSVVQGFGGMRVRNNQLFFNPFIPAGWSSYSFKIRFRGHLLTIKVTREQVQIENHADKAITLNVFDQPQTIEANAKAALAHQNA
- a CDS encoding alpha-amylase family glycosyl hydrolase — protein: MTEAAPNQDPNTTPEEVKDNKLVIYQMMTRLFGNKKAVNKTYGTLAENGVGKFNDITDKALQEIKKLGATHVWYTGVIEHATMTDYTRFGIPLDDADVVKGRAGSPYAIKDYYDVNPDLAVDVRKRMAEFEALVQRTHKNNLKVLIDFVPNHVARFYQSDAKPSGTQDFGAQDDTSVGFKPSNNYYYLPGQALQVPNTYNPLSGAHRGPQEDSKFKENPAKATGNDVFSATPSENDWFETVKLNYGVNYQNNRTKHFSPTPDTWNKMRDILLYWAGKGVDGFRCDMAEMVPVEFWAWVIPQVKAKYPNITFIAEIYNPKEYRNYIVNGRFDYLYDKVGLYDGLRRLMENKGQGNTAEITRVWREESNGLSNHMLRFLENHDEQRLASNEFAGTPWAALPAMTVSATLGTGPVMIYFGQEVGEPGRGHEGFQGEDGRTTIFDYWGVLTHQAWMNGGKFDGGKLTEEQQRLREFYTKLLNLSTSREAIREGKFYALTAQEGTAPAGVYAYLRHTAKERILVLVNFNRQAADYGISIPASAFSAMGIDGKGTFILQDLLFDTPPLFFQPEVKTSITLAPMSAHVFLLQQK
- a CDS encoding GDSL-type esterase/lipase family protein, which gives rise to MKKFLFLLLLLVVGLHEGWAQTSPPFWADIVSFKKQDAIEALPSNPIVFVGSSSFTRWNNIKESFPGYPVVNRGFGGSTLVDVIRYAYDVILPYQPKQVIIYCGENDLASADSITAGETVRRFKTLYGMIRTNLPDTRISFVSIKPSPSRANIQGKVKEANQDIKRFLKKQKNTDFIDVYDAMLDKQGNMREELYVKDRLHMQPEGYAIWQKIIAPYLVK